TTTTCAGCATGCTTGGCCAAGTACTCCTCAATGTACTTTTCTTCACCATGCGAAGAAGCCTTCCATAATGACTTAGGCTCGCTCTTCTTAAATGGATTTGGTACGACCAATAGCAAGACTGCAGAAATTGTGCCGAGCGCCAATTGATGTGGCTTAAAAGTTCTACCTAGAATAGTGTAAGCAGCACCCATGATCGAAAATATGCGTAGAAATGTCGATGATTATAGTTCTAAAGGCTGTGCGATTCATGAACAAGCATCTTCAGAAAggatttttccaaaatttgTCTGAAATATCGAAAGACCCGTACATCTGTACACCgcattttaaagaaattgacCAATAATATCGTGGGGTTGCAGTGTCAGCGTAAGCAGAAATCTACTACTCTTaagatttatatttataaagGATAATAGTTTAAAATTCAGCTTTCATGTGTATTGACATTTGatacataatatatatgcatattACAGAAAATTATCGGGATTTAAAAACCCATTTGTTATcgttttttcttttttttaaaaaaaaccaGTATAAGGAGATCATAAGTAACTCATCATCGTTGATacaattctttaaaaattttagtTATAGCTTTCagtgaaagaaaaaaacaTCATCTAGATCAGCCAGCTTTaatattcatcaatttctttctttcttgtaTAAAGCTCATCAACCTCAGATACTGTTAAACCCTTCGTTTCTGGCAGATATTTgtaaaagaagaaaacacTGAACACTAAGAAGAACACAAACACAAAGCCAAATTTGTATCCAATTGCGCTAACTATAGTTGGCGTTAGAAGAGTGATAGTGAAATTCGAAAGACAGTTCATCGAATTGCAGATAGCCATCGAAGTATTTCTGGTTCTGAGTGGGTATAATTCGGAAATGATAACAAAGGCAACAGGACCTGATGTGGATGCAAAAAAgatcatatatatacatgtaaAAGCAATCATTGCTGCACCTGTAGGCTTATTATTGCCGTTTGAGTTgtccaaaataaaagacCCAAGGCATGCATAGAGCAGCATCGAGAAGCACATACCGGCAGCACCAATAATAGCGCAAGCCTTCCGACCTAATCTTTCCACAATGTAGATACCTAAGAAGGTAGCCACAAGGTTCACTGCCGATATGATAATCGCAGTTACATAAGAATCATCTAAACCCACTGAGTTGAATAAGGAAGTACCATAGTAGAAAAAGTAGTTAACACCAGATAGTTGTTGTAATGACATTGTTACCATACCCAGAAGAAGACGCCACCCAAGCCTGGGCTTTCCCGCAATAAATTCCCAAAAGCCTTCCTCACCATTCGCTTTCAGTTCCTTCGTCTTGGCAGCCATCGCAGCAACCTCCGAAAAAACGATTGGATCATCAACCTCCAAGGCATTCATAACAGCAAACGACCTCTCCGCCTCctttattttatctttaGAAGCTAGATAATGCGAAGACTCAGGAATCATCACCAAACCCAATAACACAACCGCCGCCCACATAGGCCCCAATGCAATAGGAACCTGCCAATGCTTCTTCGACAGTATATCACCAAAGCCCTTCTTGCAACCGTAGTTAACAAAGTTCCCTACCAAAACACCAACAGTTATATTCAACTGGAACAGCACAACCATTGATCCACGGATCCGTACAGGCGATATTTCCGCAACGTACATAGGAACCAAAACTGTCAAAGAACCAACACCGACCCCAGTGAAAATCCTACCAATGAAGAACTGGCCCCAATGCGTTGGCTTAGCCAACTCAATCACAACACCAAAAACATATACCAGCAAAGATACAGCAATACCAACTTTACGACCCTTAAAGTCACCAACCTTAGCTAAAGTCAGCCCACCCAACGCACATGcaacattaaaaataccaaTTATCAACCCGAGCAATAAATTTGGAAACTCATTCAACCCCGTAGACGCATTATATCTAGTACCAAAGTGATTCTTAAAAGAAGGCATATTCATAAGCCCCCCAATCGTACCAATATCCCATCCCAAAATAAACCCACCAAATGCAATCACCATGCAGAATAATACCGGTTTCGCTAGCGACCCCATCACAGGCGAGTCCATCACAGGCACCACCGTAACCAACTGCTCCACGGACTTATCTGTGGAGCTGGCTATTACACCATTTACATCTGCCTTCTCAACATCATACAAATAAGAGCTACCACTAGCCTTTTCAGCCTTATCGGTCATAACGCCAGCCGCTTAAACCCAACTACTCAACTACTAAGCAGAACATCTCAGAGACTTGCGATGCCAACATTAATCTCTATTTTAGTacttttttcaattttttttttcaattttctttttagcaaattaaaaaagctgTCGTTATAATGCTATCCCCCCAGAAACTACAGCAGCTCCACCAAGAAACGGTGacaaaaaggaagaagcCTCGAGGAAGGAAAGATCATTTATTCATACAGATTAGATTAACTTGCAGAAGAAAAACCTGTGTTttggaaaacttttcattcTTGTTGTCGGCCCAAATTATCCAGACTCGTTCCTTATCGCGCAACTAGCACTAAAGTAACTTGACCACAGTCTTCCACATAGGTTTTGTGCGGAAAGCGTCTAACACATACCCACATATCCAGACTattttgctgctgcaaccCGCATGCAAGCCACACCATAATAACATTAAAGCATAGATAACACTTGAAACGCTATCTTCCTGTACAATATCTATAACTATCTAGCTATATAGCTATCTGCCTACCAAGCATGTAGCTGAATATACGGGCGAATGCCTGGACGTTACCAGACAGGGTAAGGTAATCAAATTACGTTTACTGGAACGGGTTCAATTCCCTAAATCCAAGTAATAACTTGAAATTGCCCGCTTGCCTGACAGGGCCACAGTCAAAGAGGggatttaataataaactaatatattttctgtCGCACAAGTAAATTCATTATCAAATGTGATCCGAACGGCAGAAGAAATAAGCCaatgaaaaaagaaaagtaGACACACAAAAGGCAAAACACCTCGGAGCTTTTGGACGAGACCGGAATCGAACCGATGGCCTCTCCCATGCGAAGGGAGCGCGCTACCAACTGCGCCACACGCCCAAATACAGAAGTGCATGAATTGTACCAGAAACCACACTAATAatgatagtcacgataacaagacaaagaaacagcgaatcagagtcgttaggagactatgaagatgataaccattgtataacagcgaatcagagtcgttagaagtgtcaagataaccattgag
This Eremothecium cymbalariae DBVPG#7215 chromosome 5, complete sequence DNA region includes the following protein-coding sequences:
- the ATP19 gene encoding F1F0 ATP synthase subunit k (similar to Ashbya gossypii AER021C), with amino-acid sequence MGAAYTILGRTFKPHQLALGTISAVLLLVVPNPFKKSEPKSLWKASSHGEEKYIEEYLAKHAEKL
- a CDS encoding uncharacterized protein (similar to Ashbya gossypii AFR602W); this encodes MTDKAEKASGSSYLYDVEKADVNGVIASSTDKSVEQLVTVVPVMDSPVMGSLAKPVLFCMVIAFGGFILGWDIGTIGGLMNMPSFKNHFGTRYNASTGLNEFPNLLLGLIIGIFNVACALGGLTLAKVGDFKGRKVGIAVSLLVYVFGVVIELAKPTHWGQFFIGRIFTGVGVGSLTVLVPMYVAEISPVRIRGSMVVLFQLNITVGVLVGNFVNYGCKKGFGDILSKKHWQVPIALGPMWAAVVLLGLVMIPESSHYLASKDKIKEAERSFAVMNALEVDDPIVFSEVAAMAAKTKELKANGEEGFWEFIAGKPRLGWRLLLGMVTMSLQQLSGVNYFFYYGTSLFNSVGLDDSYVTAIIISAVNLVATFLGIYIVERLGRKACAIIGAAGMCFSMLLYACLGSFILDNSNGNNKPTGAAMIAFTCIYMIFFASTSGPVAFVIISELYPLRTRNTSMAICNSMNCLSNFTITLLTPTIVSAIGYKFGFVFVFFLVFSVFFFYKYLPETKGLTVSEVDELYTRKKEIDEY